CTATGGAGATATTCATAGTTGATCATAGATTCTATAGTTAGAAGAATTGAATTGATTAGAATGGAAGGTGTAAGGGGTAGTAAGAATCAATAAAAACACTAATCAatctaataaaataatataaaaataatttaatcaatttgaaTGTTACTAATAGTATTTCCTTCCATAGAGTTCAATCAAGGTATAAGATTCATTTAACCCCAAACGAAAATGGATTGCTAATGATGGGAACAATGATGATTAAACAAGACAATTATTTTAGGAAATCTTCTCCTCTTTATGACTATGAGCAAAAAGTATAGCAGTATAATAAACATATTTACATGCCATGCCCTCAGGTGAGCGAGCATTGGATAAGTTGCCGTGTTGACGAACTTGTTTGCTACATCCATATAAAAATATGACAAAAACAAATAATGATAAGCTCtccgtttatttttttttagagtgAAAGAAATGATGAATTACTCCATGTCTTTTTCATAGACAAAGATATTTAACAAATCTAATCCTTAGATTCTTTGAAACTATTATGCTATATTGGTCGGTAAGTTAAGTTGCCTTCTGAAAAACTTATCAGAGTTACATAATTTGGCAGGTACACAAGGTGAGACACTCAGGCAGGCTGCCATGCAGATGCACTTTTCTGGTCAAATGGCTTTCGCCTATGCTGAATAGGATAACTACGGTTCCATTTAAGTCAATTATGAAGCTTTCTGATGAAAACATCAATAGCCACCCAGTTATATCTGCATTCTTGGCTGCCATGCAACCTCCCCTTGGTTCATTAGAAAATAATACTGGTGAGGCTAAACTCTATCACATACTGGAAAAGCAAGTGGAGGAGATAAGCAAGCTGGCAGATggatctgtattgtcaaacaatGTCTTTTTAGGTACAACTTCTTTAATTCTTAGTTTGTCTATGCaaaatatcagaatctttgatACTTTGCTAACCTTTGTCACAAGGAAGTAAATATAAACTAATCAGATAGTCAGTTAGTGACTTGAATATAGTTATTAGGATAAGGAGGCTTCTAAACATTACAGAATACAGTAAATTCTGTTTTAAAGAACTAGTAACTAAAGGATTACTTTCTTTAGAAAGTTACAACTATACTGATAGTTCTCCACGTATATAATCACAACCCTCCTCTAAAACTCACCCTTGCCACAAAGTGCACCTCCTTATTCTTACCCCTATGAACATGACACCAAGAAAACACCATATCAGCCCCTGGCGTTTTAATGCTCTCCACAAGTTTAGTTACCCTTGACAAGATTCAACATGTGTGCCTAGTTTTTCTGGGCTAGTGCAGCTGTGTGTTTATCACACAATAGAATTTAGACTTTTTATGTACACCATTGCTTATAGAAGATGATATAACTTGTTTCAATAGAACTTTCATGGTAATTTTCCAATTTGTAGCATCACACTACTAAAATCAATTATATTGCAGCTAACTCCATTGAACAAAATGAAGTTGAGTCTAAAGATATCACCAGGAAGCAGAACAAAGGACGGAATGATGTAGTCCTTGTGAATCATTTTGATAATACTTCTTTACTCAGTCCTCTCGCAGCCCGTGCAGCTCTTGCTTCCTTGGTGCATGAAAAACTTTCAGATAACATTTGCTTACAAGAAACTGTATTGGGCCTCCTTCCGAAAAATGAAAAGCGCAACTCAGATCAATATACATTAGTAGAAGCCAGAGTGATCCAAGTTGATGCCATCGCCATGGATGACAACACTGAACTTCCACATCTTGTCCGACGATCAGCTAATTCCAGATTTACTTGTGAAGGACACAGTTCGGTCACTACTAGTAAAAGGAAAGTTAGTAAGTCTCTTTCTGATGATTCCCCATATTCAGCTACTTCCCTCAAGAAATCAGCCAGAGCATCTAAAGTTCCAAGAAACAGGAACCTGGTCTCCTCTGCAACTGCAAGTCATTCAGAAATATCAGCAACCATTGCAAACATAAATCATGGAGTCACAGCTCGGCTAACCCGTTCGgcagcaagaaagaaaatgtccGAATTAGCTGATAAAGGACCTGTAGCAGAGCTCTCCAGCTCAGTAAACACAAGGCTAATAGTTTCTGGACAACAAGTAGCAAGGAAACTTGTGTACAATGGTCCAGcatttgtagaaagaaatgatGAAAATCTTGCTCCAGCTCAGAAGATTGAAAGCGAGAGTTGTGCAGTGGTCTCAACATATAAAGAAATCAGTAGTGATAGCAAACCCAAAAAGAAGAAAAGGACCGAGGAGTCCAGTTTTGGCATTATTGAAGACCAAGGTGACAAAAACATTAATTATTCCTATAGTGTTATTGTTAACATGCATAAGCTATCATTGGTTTTGTAGTTATAATTGCAATGTACGATTGTGAATTTCCTACAGGTGTGATCTCAAAAGATGGAGAGACCTCAAAAGCTAAGAAAAAGAAGATACCTTCAGAGAAACCTGTATTAAGGTTTTCACCACGGCTCAGAACTCTTTCATCAGCCCACGCAAGCTGAACAATCCTTACTGGCTTTGAACAAGTAATTCTCTGAGGACTTTCTTATTGCTTTTGATTTCTTAGTAGTGCAAGTACATAGTCACACAGTATAGAAATGGATGATTCTTTTATGTTTGGATTGTATCCTTGTTGTCCTGCTCTTATGTTAACCATACTGTTTTTGGCTACCATGAGAACCTTATGAGGTTCGTGAACACTACCAGGTCGCCCAATCGGATCTCTCCTGAGGCGACCTCTCATGGGCCACCCTACCTCACTTGGCTTTTTCTTCTTCTGATATTACTGAACTTCTGCTGAAAGGAATTCAAGTGAATTCATGAGAACATGCTCTTACGATGAGAAATTCCCTttcaatttttaataaaaatatgccTGGCTTATTCATTTTATTTTCCAAACTACCTACAAAAAAATTTCTGGTTCAACAGCACAACCtgatttgaaaatagttttttttttcagttaCATAGAAAGATTGATAGCTGATCTTACTTGGTGGGATAAAGGCTTAGTTGTTATTCTTAGAGAAAGCTTTATATGTTTGAATAGGGTGTATCAAAGCTTAGAATGCTGTAAATTTGTAATTTTTGTCAGTTACGTCTTATTGCTTCTCGTAATTCGTGCTAATGTGTTCCTCTTGCCTCTTGTTGCAATTTTTCAGGTCACTTTTGAAGGATTATAAATCAGGGTTTAATGCTGCAGTTTGGAACACACCCTTTGCAGGCGAGCAGGGGAATCAGAAATAGCAAGGTAGCCTCTATTTTCTCAGTGCATGCCTATATTTGCATTTTTGTGATATAAACCTTGCAAAAGTATGCATGTTGATACTAGTTTAGTTAATATTTATCTATTTTAAGCTGGACTGCTTTATTGTTAATATGAGTGAATCCTCTTTAAGTCCTTCAGTATAAATATTTTGAAGCTTGGGTAGGATAAATAAAACTTgttaattaaattctttctagCTTGAGCTTCCACTTCCTAAACGAATAGTTCATAATTGCGATTGGTAATCAATGCCAAACCAGATTCCAATTCGTCATTATTTTAGTGTTTGATATTCTCTTAATGGTTGGACCCCAAAAATAATGAAATCAACTATTGATCTTTGGCATTTTTATTCTCAATTATTTCAACAGCACCTCCATCTATTGAGAGTTAATGGACATGTCCACACCGGTCCGGACCAGTCGTTCTAGGTTCGCTTCGTTCTAGGTTCGGTGTTATTTAGGTGTTATTTAGTTCGTATCAGTTTGGTTCAGGTCCGTGTGACTCTCCTATTTCAAGATTCCCGATCCAACTGCCTCTATGTACTATATCTCTCTTTGATTGGTTAATAAATAGGTTCCTAAGACTCTCTTTGAAGAGTCCTAACCCAAGCCAACCCCTCGCTATTTACAATTTCTCTTTGATTGTTAAAGCAACATGTCTATACATTGACTCTTCTATTTGAAGATTCACCACGATCCAACCCTTTCTATGTATATACCTTTCTCTTTGACTGTTGTATAAATAGATCCCTATGACTCTCATATTCAAAGATTCCTAATCCAACCTCCCTCTATCTACTATACCTATATAGATATATTTCCTCCCGGAGCATGGTACAGCAGGGTGTTTTTTCAAGTAACGAGAATTTAATTTTCATACAGATACATTTATGATAATTTCAGTTAGTCTTATTGATTATCTTTGGAGATGATCGATTCGAttctataaaaaattttcatcaacAATCAAGATAAATCAAAAAGCATATAAGGCATACTTAATGATGCTTGAACTAATGGTAATGTTTGGATGCCACGTCAAGAGTCATCTATTCCACTGGAATCGTCAACCTTAGGATTAGACCATATTCCAAGATTCGTTGATTGTTCAATGAATAGGTTTCTAGAAGATTCATTGATCCTTCCCTCTCGATGACTCTCCTATTCCAAGATTCCTCTTTCTTAAGACTATCCTATTCGAAGATTCTTTATCCAAACCTcctctctatatatttttttgatcGCTAGATGAAGAGACCCCTATGGCTCTCCCATCCTAATATCCCTAATCTAATCTTCTCTATCTAATATTTCTGTCTATACTTTTCTGTTTATCCCTGAGACTATGATACAGCAGTAAGGGTTCAATTGTCTTTCAACTATTCATGGTTTAATTTTTAACTACcatgtatttataaaaaaaaaaaatctctaaattaaatttacaattaagtacTGAGCTTTTGGCCGTCCAAACTAatcttataaataatattttgcataaaattttgttaaaactcACATAAATTATGTTAATATGTTCGAACGTACTCAGCTATCATTCCGTCATGTACGACTATTTCGTCGCCAAATTTGAAattagtaaatatttaatttcttgaGTTTTTTCCAACAAAGAGATTAATAAATTGATGAAAGAAATATTCGGACatattttttggaaaaaaattaatttgaaagttAAGAATATCAATaaactaaatatttttattttaattttttgacatattaaaaattaaaatttttaaggacAAATATTCGATTTTTTTCTGACAAATGACGCCTCAAATTTTGATCgaattcttattattattattttttagattttaatcGATTGAACtttaattatataattttaatattgacTTTAAATgttttatgttatttttcttattttttatttttaaattattttttaattattaaatttattttattttccaaataattaaaattttccagTCCACGTACGTACGAACGACCAACTGCTAATCAATTTAGGCAATTTTATTTTTTCAGTCAAAACATTTTCATTACACAATTCAACCTTTTAAATGTatcattaattttaaaacttttataatAAATGACACAATCTACTTATATAATCCATAAAATCTTCAAatcgaaaataaaaaaaatagaataaattaaaatttcctcaTTATATATACGTATGTTAAAACAAAAACAATAAATAATTatcaaatttaattgattttttggatttggtaaattaaaataaatttttagctaTTATTTCACGGTTTATAGCATTAGCATTatataaaattagtttttttagagGAGACAAAATTTTATAAGTTGAAAATTTAAATATCCGTCAACCATATTTGTACTTGCTATGGCGTACTCGCTGGGGCTCCACTCGCTTCCATAAATACCGCTCCCCGCACCCGCATCTCCCTCTCCCCCGCTCGCCGCCGTCGACCATGGGCCTCTTCCGGCTGGTGACGGGCATCCCCTGCCCCAGCGGGTTCGGATCCGCTTCGACGCCTCCCACCTCGCCGCCATCTTCACCGGTGATCTCCTCCCCATTCTTCGTCCTCCCAAAACTCCATCAAATTAAAGCTCAGATTTCGACCCCTTTCCCCACCAACACTCAAATCCCTAATCTCAAACTTCCGATCTCTACTCCAAATTCCACCCAAAAAAAATCTCATCTCGATCTGCTTTTTTCCCTCTTTGATCAGGAGGAGCGAGCGGGGTCGGAACAGAGACCGCGCGAGCGCTTGCCCTCCGCGGAGCTCGCGTGATCATCGCGGCGAGGCCGAGAAGCTCGTCTTGCAGACTTCGCCATTGGCGAGAGTCGACATCTTGAAGTCAGTCACAGGCGTTCGCAGATGAGTTCTTTTCCATGGACCTTCCTCTCCGTATCTTAATGTGAGTTAAAAGAAGGGACGGTCACCAGAGGGATAGTAGACTAATtagaattatcatttttttttaaatatgagttaaaagaaaaataaaatagtataaagaaaaataaaatagtatatttttcatctcgTCCAAGTTTAGTGTAGTAAATTATGTTTGTCCCAACTAGcttagttaattaaaaaaaaaaaaaattggatcgAGAGTTTTCAAATTCGAAAAGATTTGAATTTGTGTTCGAATTAAGGTGTTTTCGAGTTGCGTTAGGATcgacttaaatttaaaatatagttgatttttttaagattaaattttatatatatatatatatatatatatagcgctGATATCCTGAGCGACGGCACAGTGCGCGATTATGCGCGTTGCGCAGGATTTCAgtgctttttttttctttttaatttttttttaaaaaaatttgaattaaaaaataattaaaatattttttaaaaatttaatttttaggattcaggctttgggttatagtatcgaagctatttttttttattttatctctagggttcaggctttgggttataataTCAAAGTTATTTAAGGTTCAGACTTTggattatagtatcaaagctatttaagGTTCAGGCTTTAGGTTAtagtatcaaaattattttttttagattttacctttagggTTCACGCTTTGGGTTATTGTATCAAAACTATtttgttttttagattttacctctgagGTTCAGGTTTcccaattagattatagtgtttggttttaaaaaaaaataaaataaaattaatttaagtatttattgagtattgtaatatgttgaggggatatagtaatgtattagaaatttatataaggaaatgttaaattttttaattgatttttttaatttaaaatattaaaaaataaaaaaaataaaaaaacaaagctTGATCTCTGCGCGACGCGTACCATCGCGTCGTGCAGTAgatcaaaactatatatatataattacaaTTAGTATaatgaaatattaaaataaaagtagAGGTATAATCAAATTGAACGGAATAGTAAAAAACTTAGCTCGGGCTTGATTTATTATCCCTAAGTTCAAGCTTTAATTTGAGCTTTAGTTGTCCCCAGGgcatagcgcagacggtgggtgtatggtatctctggcgtaatggtcaggagTCGATTCTCAGAAACTGACGACCTGAGATTTACCCCGCCATACGCCTATAACATGTGTACCTGCATAAACCTCCCTCTATTTCCGTGGGGTCGGCACTAGGAGGGCCGCTGAGGTAGTGGATCTACCTTTAATTTGAGCTTTAGTTCCTAAGCTTGAGCGTGGatcgtaataaaattaaatagctcGAACTCGACTCGAGCttgattccaaaaaaaaaaactcgtttaaaaattaaatgagcTTAATCCGAGctcgactatatatatatatatatatataggtgatAAAAGGGGGCCCGTCCAACACGGGTCAACTGTAGAGCTGGAGGTCAAAGTAAAAGTGGCTAATGTCAGAGTGTCAAATGGCTTGCCTACGGTGGTCAAGCGGAGGACAACTACAACAGTTGATCGGGGCAATCATTGTCCGATCGGCGAGAGACACTTAGTGGATAACGGCAAGATGCTGATGAGACAGAAGAGATTGTCCGATTAGGAGTGGCAAGCAATTATATCCGGGCACCACAACGAAGAGAAGCTGAGGTTGACAGAGTGGAAGGAGTCtaggccgagcggctaccccgcttggCCAAATAGCATGACCAAGTCATCAACGGAGCTGGGGAGTCCCGGACAAGCAGCACCCCGTTCGGCCAAGCAGTGAAACTTGGTCATCAACGGAGAAGggagtcccggccgagcggctaccctgctCGGCCAAGCAGCGGGACCATTGTCATATCTCTTGATATCCTTTTAGGAGATAGTACCGCTGACATGAGGCATGGTCGGCAGGCGAATCGTACGGCGTAAGCTTTTACTCTTTTgttagggatatgcatgccctgtaaAAGTAtgatgtcagaggtactttcctgacatgtcctttcataggatgTATTAGAGAACGTGCTCACACATTAAGGAGTGTGCACGTCGCCCACCAGGGCTttatataaagggaggtccatCACTAGCGGAGGTACGTGTTTTTCATTATTCACTATTCGTGCTTGCGTTACTGTTGCTCCGCTTTCCACTACagttccggtgactgacttgagtgtctgAAAGCCAACGCCGGGACCCCTTCCCCTGACTCAGCACTGACGTTGCTTGTTTTGTAGAGCGGAGTGCGGTCTACAGCCAATCAGCGTAGCagccacatccctagctttccACCTTCCCGTTTTCGGATAAGATCATTTTAGCGTCGTTTGTAGAAACGTAGCCTACATCCAAATCGCgaagatggaggacgttggacgactcaccacAGTGGCCCTGACAAACAAGGAGCTCGATATGCTTATACAAACCCGAGCGGCAAGGATAGTCgagcaacaacaataacaagCGTTGATCAAACGCCAAATGCATGAGTGCGACATCAGCGGTCGGGCATCAAATAGGATATGGAGACCGGGCAGAGCATGCATCCGTTCGGGGACAGGACAAGGTTGTCGCCCGGCTGATGGCGTATTGACAGCGCATGAAGTAGAACTACAATCAGAAGGTAATCCCAAGGTCCtttcaggtcggcgatcttgtgtgGAAAAGCATAAAGTCGGTCGACGACGTCGCCAAGCTCGAAGCACCGTGGGGTGGTCCCTACAAGGTCATTCAGAAACTCCGTTCAGGAGCCTACTACATGCAGGACGAGGATGAAAGAAAGCTCGATCGACCCtagagcgcgaaccatctccgtCCCTATAGGGCCATATGAGAGGTGCATGgttgaatataaataaaaattgcAATAGAGTATGTCCTGTAAACATAGGTGAACGATGAATAAATTCCCAAGTGTTCAAGAGTACTCTTACGTCGatcggccaagttaaaagtcgagcggcgactataaaccccagtcttcaccaacagttgagcgacgactataaacgctagtcttcatcaacagtcgaaagatgactataaaccctagtatccaccaacggtcgagcggcgaccttaaactcatgcCTGCACCAACAGTCaagtgacgactataaactctaATCTTCactaacggtcgagcggcgaccttaaactcacgTCTACGTCAACGGTTGAGCAACgatcttaaaccctagtcttcactaacggtcgagcggcgaccttaaacccacatCTATGTCAACAGACGAGTGACGACTATTAACCCTAGtattcatcaacagtcgagctgTGACTATAAACCCTAATCTTCACCAACAGTCGAGTAGCGAcaataaaccctagtcttcaccaatggtcgagcggcgactttaaacccacGTCTACGTCAAAGGTCGAGTGGCgatcttaaaccctagtcttcaccaacggtcaagcggtgaccttaaactcatgtctacGTCAATagttgagcgacgactataaaccctagtcttcaccaacagtcgagcgacgactataaatcttagtcttcaccaacagtcgagcggtgaccttaaacccacgtCTACGTCAACAGtcaagtg
This region of Zingiber officinale cultivar Zhangliang chromosome 9A, Zo_v1.1, whole genome shotgun sequence genomic DNA includes:
- the LOC122020466 gene encoding uncharacterized protein LOC122020466; its protein translation is MAAGEEAFDLEAKRWADGSWHPCRVSPSSYNGNFDIHLNTESCGMEDIVLTREDVIEHLRFRSKPLQDGDCSHLKQGEKVLAMNNEHSESLYFDAVIEQVHKVRHSGRLPCRCTFLVKWLSPMLNRITTVPFKSIMKLSDENINSHPVISAFLAAMQPPLGSLENNTGEAKLYHILEKQVEEISKLADGSVLSNNVFLANSIEQNEVESKDITRKQNKGRNDVVLVNHFDNTSLLSPLAARAALASLVHEKLSDNICLQETVLGLLPKNEKRNSDQYTLVEARVIQVDAIAMDDNTELPHLVRRSANSRFTCEGHSSVTTSKRKVSKSLSDDSPYSATSLKKSARASKVPRNRNLVSSATASHSEISATIANINHGVTARLTRSAARKKMSELADKGPVAELSSSVNTRLIVSGQQVARKLVYNGPAFVERNDENLAPAQKIESESCAVVSTYKEISSDSKPKKKKRTEESSFGIIEDQGVISKDGETSKAKKKKIPSEKPVLRFSPRLRTLSSAHAS